A genomic stretch from Candidatus Omnitrophota bacterium includes:
- a CDS encoding radical SAM protein: protein MKIALIQCPAWGRDCPPYTMALLSALYKNAGHEVFCFDLNNALYISGSEDYRKWWDDKDFYSFWNNPDLVDKFLRDNSRMVDFTVDKILASDAKLIGFTTHFSSYLASIAVAEMIKQRDRSRFIVFGGPEAAREFRGRELIAKAAVDAVAIGEGDETALELAGALDRKGYVDSCKGTLLKYENGRVVDCGDREVVEDLDSLPFPDYSYFSDEIHSRLYREPDRLDIFDSRGCITQCHFCSEWQFWKRFRSMSGERMFAEITHQMSYFKGINYFYFIGSLLNGSPKELGKLCDLIIQNKLGVRWAGQAVVSPAMTGDMLNKMRRAGCQWLGIGVESGSPKVVHGVNKKYSHENAEQMLRDAREAGISTQINIMFGIPGETESDFQMTLEFLKRVRPYVDSVLASQSFCVIDKGTYLHTHPEEFGIRDQDHHLYWEAEGGNTYPRRQARYEEFCGLALSLGLPETSGVLSVKPDKWLLLGDYHHFKSDYRQALDCYLRSQQSESSNDYVADKIRACRDKCGEGGNSLLATSLSLKVDFEAGLEQIFHDQNFNEKQRNIANALYAHKLWDKLYNFILIENEKARRKEVVSGYPYWLVIDPSNICNLKCPFCPTGQGRGSREKGVFPIERFEGIIDKLGKYLIHIDFVNWGEPLLNKQVFEMIKTAKKYRVDTKMDSNFTFFNEETAGRMIESGLDKVIVSLDGLSQETYSKYRVGGDFEAVMAGLKALLRKKKEMNSHTPYVSWQFLVFRHNEHEIERARALAEELGVDHIGISKAFIGDKDWFPTRKEYSNYIVDPEDGVSGSGKTQEYFVSPQDKLCNWPWETFVVNVNGSVSPCCSVEDEKDDFGNIFLQPFEEIWNNEHYRLSRAFIRDKVNTNGANICVGCRHLGLINLDIMSCHSFFGNGNKKT from the coding sequence ATGAAGATAGCGCTCATACAGTGCCCTGCCTGGGGCCGCGACTGCCCTCCTTACACGATGGCCCTGCTTTCGGCTCTCTATAAGAATGCCGGCCATGAGGTATTCTGTTTTGACCTGAACAACGCCCTTTATATAAGCGGGTCAGAAGATTACAGAAAATGGTGGGATGACAAGGACTTCTATTCATTCTGGAATAACCCGGACCTGGTTGACAAATTCCTGCGGGATAATTCCCGGATGGTGGACTTTACGGTTGATAAGATACTGGCCAGCGACGCGAAACTCATCGGCTTTACAACGCATTTCAGTTCATATCTGGCGAGCATTGCCGTCGCGGAGATGATAAAGCAGCGCGATAGAAGCCGTTTCATTGTTTTCGGCGGGCCTGAGGCGGCCAGGGAGTTCAGGGGCCGGGAATTGATCGCTAAGGCCGCGGTGGACGCGGTAGCGATAGGCGAGGGCGACGAGACGGCCCTGGAACTGGCAGGCGCTTTAGACAGGAAGGGCTATGTTGACTCCTGCAAAGGGACCCTGCTTAAATATGAGAACGGCAGGGTTGTGGACTGCGGCGACAGAGAAGTTGTCGAGGATCTGGACTCCCTGCCGTTTCCGGATTATTCATATTTCAGCGATGAGATCCATTCGCGCCTTTACAGAGAACCTGACCGGCTGGACATATTTGACAGCAGGGGATGCATTACACAGTGCCACTTTTGCAGCGAATGGCAGTTTTGGAAAAGGTTCCGTTCCATGAGCGGGGAACGTATGTTCGCGGAGATCACGCATCAGATGTCATATTTTAAAGGGATAAATTATTTCTATTTCATCGGCTCTCTCTTGAACGGCAGCCCCAAGGAGCTCGGGAAATTATGCGATCTCATAATACAGAATAAATTGGGGGTAAGGTGGGCCGGCCAGGCAGTGGTTTCTCCCGCCATGACCGGAGATATGCTTAATAAGATGCGCAGGGCAGGGTGCCAATGGTTGGGGATAGGCGTTGAGAGCGGCTCCCCCAAGGTCGTGCATGGCGTCAACAAGAAATACTCGCATGAGAATGCCGAGCAGATGCTGCGTGACGCGCGCGAGGCAGGGATCAGCACCCAGATCAATATCATGTTCGGCATACCGGGCGAGACAGAAAGCGATTTTCAGATGACGCTTGAGTTCTTAAAAAGGGTCAGGCCGTACGTGGATTCGGTATTGGCCAGCCAGTCATTCTGCGTAATAGACAAAGGCACCTATCTGCACACGCATCCGGAAGAATTCGGCATCCGGGACCAGGACCATCATTTATACTGGGAGGCGGAGGGGGGCAATACCTACCCCCGCAGACAGGCAAGATACGAAGAATTCTGCGGGCTGGCATTGTCACTTGGCCTGCCCGAGACATCCGGCGTATTGAGCGTTAAGCCGGACAAGTGGCTTTTGTTGGGAGATTACCATCACTTTAAGAGCGATTACAGGCAGGCATTGGATTGTTATCTTAGGTCTCAGCAGTCAGAATCAAGCAATGATTACGTCGCCGATAAGATCAGGGCCTGCCGCGATAAATGCGGCGAGGGAGGGAATTCCCTGCTGGCCACTTCACTTTCGCTTAAGGTTGACTTTGAGGCCGGCCTGGAGCAGATATTTCACGACCAGAATTTCAACGAGAAGCAAAGAAATATAGCAAACGCCCTGTACGCGCACAAGCTGTGGGATAAGCTGTATAATTTTATTCTGATAGAGAATGAGAAGGCCCGGAGAAAAGAGGTCGTGAGCGGCTATCCCTACTGGCTGGTCATCGACCCCAGCAATATTTGTAATCTAAAATGCCCGTTCTGCCCGACAGGGCAGGGCAGGGGCTCAAGGGAGAAAGGGGTCTTTCCTATTGAGCGGTTTGAGGGAATAATAGATAAGTTAGGCAAGTATCTTATACACATAGATTTTGTCAACTGGGGCGAACCGCTTTTGAATAAACAAGTTTTTGAAATGATAAAGACCGCCAAAAAGTATCGCGTTGATACCAAAATGGATTCAAATTTTACTTTCTTTAACGAAGAGACGGCAGGACGGATGATCGAGTCCGGGCTGGACAAGGTCATAGTTTCCCTGGATGGCTTAAGCCAGGAGACATATTCCAAATACAGGGTGGGCGGAGATTTTGAGGCGGTAATGGCGGGGCTCAAGGCGCTCTTGAGAAAGAAAAAAGAGATGAACAGCCATACACCCTACGTTTCCTGGCAGTTCCTGGTCTTCCGGCATAATGAGCATGAGATCGAACGGGCGCGGGCGCTTGCCGAAGAGCTGGGCGTGGACCACATAGGCATTTCCAAGGCGTTCATCGGAGATAAAGATTGGTTCCCCACCCGTAAAGAATACAGTAATTACATTGTTGATCCCGAAGACGGCGTATCGGGAAGCGGGAAAACGCAGGAGTATTTTGTAAGCCCTCAGGACAAGCTTTGCAACTGGCCGTGGGAGACATTTGTCGTAAATGTTAACGGCTCTGTGTCGCCGTGCTGTTCGGTAGAGGATGAGAAGGATGATTTCGGCAATATATTCCTGCAGCCGTTTGAAGAGATATGGAATAACGAGCATTACCGTTTAAGCCGGGCCTTTATAAGGGACAAAGTAAATACAAACGGTGCCAATATCTGTGTGGGGTGCAGGCATCTGGGCCTGATAAACCTGGACATCATGTCCTGCCACTCGTTTTTTGGCAACGGGAATAAAAAAACATGA
- a CDS encoding radical SAM protein: MRVVLIQSPVWGTYDPPLALAQLAACLRDAGHSVFVLDINIKLYKNRKPEYRDMWAWEHCEFWHKKEYVDRFFEDNREAVERFINMIRLFNADAVCFSVASSSRLASIRIASLIKERMNKASVIFGGPLFYEPDRSMDILDNDFLDFVVYGEGEKTIIHLLDILSGSGDPSLCRGLLFKKGAEIINTGARELIKDLDELPFLDFTGMPLGDYDDAAHIILMASRGCVFRCAFCSSRSFWPGYRAMSGERIYNEIAYRLCRIHTASHFNFMDLLINGNMKTLFDFCDCVSRRPFSREIYWTANAIIRPEMTLELMKGLRRTGCVHLIFGIESGSQRVLNLMRKNYNVEAAHRVLKAAHDAGIMTTGNFMFGFPGETEEDFELTLGFLKKNAPYLDRAYPSRTYCAIEENSYFHSHPEEFGVEVPYPNHLYWRLKDGTNTYPERLMRCERFSLLAASLGIEVGCGVQTSVELERWFSLACYYDYIKDRDKALDCLLKYKKINPDNEMVASMLDSYDRDMAGDSGKR; this comes from the coding sequence ATGAGAGTTGTATTGATACAAAGCCCTGTCTGGGGGACTTATGATCCGCCCCTGGCGCTTGCCCAATTGGCCGCCTGCCTGAGGGATGCGGGGCACAGCGTATTTGTCCTGGATATCAATATAAAATTATATAAAAATAGAAAACCCGAATACAGGGATATGTGGGCGTGGGAGCATTGCGAGTTCTGGCATAAGAAAGAGTATGTGGACAGGTTCTTTGAGGACAACAGGGAGGCGGTGGAGAGGTTTATCAATATGATCCGCCTGTTCAATGCCGACGCCGTGTGTTTTTCGGTGGCATCATCTTCCAGGTTAGCCAGCATAAGGATAGCATCCCTTATTAAAGAGAGGATGAATAAGGCCAGCGTGATATTCGGAGGCCCGCTGTTTTATGAACCGGATAGATCCATGGATATATTAGATAATGATTTCCTGGATTTTGTCGTATACGGCGAAGGAGAGAAGACCATAATACATCTTCTTGATATATTGAGCGGCAGCGGCGACCCTTCTCTCTGCAGGGGGCTTTTGTTCAAGAAGGGCGCCGAGATAATCAACACCGGCGCCCGCGAGTTGATCAAGGACCTGGATGAACTCCCGTTCCTTGACTTTACAGGCATGCCGCTTGGCGATTACGACGACGCGGCCCACATAATCCTTATGGCCTCGCGCGGCTGCGTGTTCCGCTGCGCATTCTGCAGTTCGCGCTCATTCTGGCCGGGATATCGCGCGATGAGCGGCGAGAGGATATATAATGAGATCGCCTATCGCCTGTGCAGGATCCACACGGCAAGCCATTTTAATTTCATGGATTTATTGATCAACGGCAATATGAAGACGCTTTTTGATTTCTGCGACTGCGTATCCAGAAGGCCGTTCTCCAGGGAGATTTACTGGACCGCCAACGCCATCATCCGCCCGGAGATGACACTGGAATTAATGAAAGGATTGAGAAGGACCGGCTGCGTGCATCTTATATTCGGCATAGAGTCCGGCTCTCAAAGAGTGCTCAACCTGATGCGGAAAAACTATAATGTGGAGGCGGCGCACAGGGTCTTAAAGGCGGCCCATGACGCCGGCATAATGACTACAGGGAATTTTATGTTCGGCTTTCCCGGAGAAACAGAGGAGGATTTTGAGCTTACGCTGGGATTCCTGAAGAAGAACGCGCCGTATCTTGACCGGGCATACCCCAGCAGGACATATTGCGCCATAGAGGAAAACAGCTATTTTCATTCGCATCCGGAAGAGTTCGGAGTGGAGGTCCCATATCCCAATCATTTGTATTGGCGGCTGAAGGACGGCACTAATACCTACCCTGAACGGCTGATGCGCTGCGAAAGGTTTTCTCTGCTTGCCGCCTCGTTAGGCATTGAGGTGGGCTGCGGCGTTCAGACATCTGTAGAGCTGGAAAGGTGGTTCAGCCTGGCCTGCTATTATGATTATATTAAAGACCGCGATAAGGCGTTGGACTGCCTTCTTAAATACAAAAAGATAAATCCCGATAATGAAATGGTTGCGTCAATGCTGGACTCCTACGACAGGGATATGGCTGGTGATAGTGGTAAACGATAA
- a CDS encoding radical SAM protein — translation MDYADTVRFTWNIHYKCNFRCPYCFFEGKWEEYGKRSVYLPVDGWMRHWNRIHKLYGPPVIIITGGEPFLYPDFIELIKRLSEISAHINISTNASGDLEGFIRHIDPGKVSLSLSFQPEFEHLDHFLKKVLFVRGSGFDGCINFVAYPPYIKDIPAHIERFNSIGQQLKIIPFWGVYEGREYPHSYSEDEKRIVGADEQWLQKVRRKGSICPAGRKAALIFPDGKVARCGQIGERDLIGSFFDDDFTLHDRPLPCDAEYCPCDEGAVMPEEEERKIEIKSGGASEMSAEQNTRLNDEEYNGRKTRLQSSPTAIFVQAANTCNSSCVFCSRGHGYDMFDLEAHKARFNHSFYPFLRRAQRIIMTGSGEFLQLPNSLDILDYFDNAFPDCEKMFSTNGSSLVQPVCDKIIASKSPYTIHVSLHSSNKKLHSALTRMDNFYRIVSQVNYILRQRQERHKDNLRVKLIFVATTLNIEDLPDFVRLAKQVGADEVVCYYNYIYVHAQKYLSCFFKQEFTNRMLDEAGALAAKLGVAISLPPKFNQSSYPDTGVCREPWSQLMLDAAGHVLPCDASEDCGLVLEEGRSFMDDIWNSPYYIGLREKLIDGRASCAKHCFRANPAAVNDFKSHVIHRGVKENIDICWGDNF, via the coding sequence ATGGATTATGCTGATACCGTAAGGTTTACCTGGAACATCCACTATAAATGCAATTTCCGCTGCCCTTATTGTTTTTTTGAGGGCAAATGGGAGGAGTATGGGAAGAGAAGCGTGTATTTACCGGTTGACGGCTGGATGCGGCATTGGAACAGAATACACAAGCTTTACGGCCCGCCGGTGATCATCATTACCGGGGGAGAGCCGTTTCTCTATCCTGATTTCATAGAGTTGATCAAGCGGCTCTCTGAAATCAGCGCTCACATAAACATCTCCACCAATGCCTCCGGAGACCTGGAAGGATTTATCAGGCATATTGACCCCGGCAAGGTATCGCTTTCCTTAAGTTTTCAGCCGGAATTTGAACACCTTGATCATTTTCTGAAGAAGGTCTTGTTTGTGCGCGGCAGCGGCTTTGACGGCTGCATAAATTTTGTCGCCTATCCGCCCTATATAAAGGACATACCGGCCCATATAGAAAGGTTCAATTCCATAGGGCAGCAGTTAAAAATAATCCCGTTCTGGGGGGTATATGAGGGCAGAGAATACCCTCATTCATATTCCGAAGATGAAAAAAGGATAGTCGGAGCTGATGAGCAGTGGCTCCAGAAGGTGCGCAGGAAGGGCAGTATTTGCCCGGCAGGCAGGAAGGCCGCCCTTATTTTTCCCGACGGCAAGGTCGCCAGATGCGGCCAGATAGGCGAGAGAGACCTTATAGGCAGCTTTTTTGACGATGATTTTACGCTTCATGACAGGCCCCTGCCTTGCGATGCCGAATATTGCCCATGCGACGAAGGGGCGGTCATGCCGGAGGAAGAGGAACGCAAAATAGAGATAAAAAGTGGAGGGGCTTCTGAGATGAGCGCTGAACAGAATACAAGGTTAAACGACGAGGAATACAACGGAAGGAAGACGCGCCTGCAGTCATCGCCTACGGCAATATTTGTGCAGGCGGCAAATACCTGTAACTCAAGCTGCGTCTTCTGCTCCCGCGGCCACGGCTATGACATGTTTGACCTGGAGGCGCATAAGGCGAGGTTCAATCATTCATTTTATCCCTTCCTCAGGCGGGCCCAGCGTATTATTATGACCGGCTCCGGAGAGTTCCTGCAGCTGCCCAACTCCCTGGATATACTTGATTATTTTGATAACGCCTTCCCGGACTGCGAAAAGATGTTCTCCACCAACGGCTCTTCGCTGGTCCAGCCGGTGTGCGATAAGATCATTGCCAGTAAGAGCCCTTATACGATCCACGTCTCTTTGCACAGTTCTAATAAGAAGCTGCATTCCGCGCTTACCCGGATGGATAATTTTTACAGGATAGTGAGCCAGGTAAATTATATCCTTAGACAGCGGCAGGAAAGGCATAAGGATAACCTGAGGGTTAAGCTTATTTTTGTCGCCACCACCTTGAACATTGAGGACCTGCCGGATTTTGTCCGGCTGGCAAAGCAGGTCGGGGCGGACGAGGTGGTCTGTTATTACAACTATATATATGTCCACGCCCAGAAGTATCTTTCCTGTTTTTTCAAACAAGAGTTTACCAACAGGATGCTGGATGAGGCAGGGGCGTTGGCAGCCAAGTTAGGGGTAGCGATCTCTCTGCCGCCTAAATTCAACCAGAGCTCATACCCTGATACAGGGGTCTGCCGTGAACCTTGGAGCCAGCTTATGCTGGACGCGGCCGGGCACGTGCTTCCTTGCGATGCCTCTGAGGATTGCGGTCTGGTATTGGAAGAAGGCAGGTCTTTTATGGATGACATATGGAACAGCCCCTATTACATCGGATTAAGAGAGAAATTGATAGACGGCCGGGCAAGCTGCGCCAAACATTGTTTTCGGGCAAACCCCGCGGCGGTAAACGATTTTAAATCCCATGTTATACACCGCGGCGTGAAGGAGAATATAGATATATGCTGGGGGGATAATTTTTAA
- a CDS encoding radical SAM protein, with product MVKFTWDIHYSCNYRCPYCWYYKRWADAARQNVYLKPREWRAHWQRIYDKYGEAKIEIVGGEPFTYPDFIELVKELSQVHLIKITTNLSGNVEQFVREITPERVSLDLNYHALFIGLDTVFKKAHILNNAGFDCGVCYLAYPPQMKQIPYLSGRFKEEGVRFALAAFWGEYGGVQYPRGYTEEDKELMRPFIGDIDRMTYHMEGKSPKGRPCNAGYKYAVIHANGDVVRCGQLFDRTVGNILNDGFSLLEGPLPCEADVCPCNEYDNIC from the coding sequence ATGGTTAAATTCACCTGGGATATACATTACAGCTGCAACTATCGTTGCCCATATTGTTGGTACTATAAAAGATGGGCGGATGCCGCGAGGCAGAATGTTTACCTTAAGCCGCGGGAATGGAGGGCCCATTGGCAGAGGATATATGATAAGTACGGGGAAGCGAAGATTGAGATAGTCGGCGGCGAGCCGTTCACCTATCCCGACTTTATTGAGCTTGTCAAGGAGCTGTCGCAGGTCCATCTGATCAAGATCACGACTAATCTTTCCGGTAATGTTGAGCAGTTCGTCAGAGAGATCACTCCGGAGAGGGTAAGTTTAGACCTGAATTATCACGCCCTGTTTATCGGCCTGGACACGGTATTTAAAAAGGCGCACATATTGAACAACGCCGGGTTTGATTGCGGCGTATGTTACCTTGCCTATCCCCCCCAGATGAAACAGATACCATATTTGAGCGGGCGTTTTAAAGAGGAGGGGGTAAGGTTCGCGCTTGCCGCTTTCTGGGGTGAATACGGCGGAGTTCAATATCCTCGGGGGTATACGGAAGAAGATAAGGAGCTCATGAGGCCGTTCATAGGCGATATCGACAGGATGACTTATCATATGGAAGGCAAGAGCCCGAAGGGCAGGCCCTGCAATGCCGGATATAAATACGCGGTCATACATGCCAACGGAGACGTTGTGAGGTGCGGTCAGTTGTTCGACCGGACCGTAGGCAACATACTGAATGACGGCTTTTCGCTGCTTGAGGGGCCGCTGCCCTGCGAGGCAGATGTCTGCCCTTGTAATGAATACGATAATATATGTTAG
- a CDS encoding radical SAM protein — protein MLDNRYHIIWHLGYRCGYYCPYCRLGELRLMDGAIKSRADIARWLDAWQGLHRRHGELDIRIDGGEPFLEPFFIELAASLSGNHRLTIKTNLFLSKDALAAFIAACDKDRVKLEPFFHPAFSELNGFIYKARMLRSAGFGVNVRYVAYPAQLEQMSSVRKRCLSEGLVFTPAAYAGKYGKEEYPRSYTYEEMRALGIADTAVSGPRQEMKDMPAQKCALCDAGYCRALVKPDGEVVRCGFEYDAAALGNILEGDFAFSDKTETPTEQASGAGVKEQRDIISPLFPRDYPPYRINWNWEITFNCNYRCSYCPVPKIEDEPAFTLKQLEGIWERLFRLYGVSHVRLSGGEPSVYRDFYGLVDLLSQTNVVDITTNLSFDVKAFARRFKNESISISASFHPEYNEIEDFVQRLRILRDHGLCVTFTFVTYPAFMGEVDRFREAVEGNGIYFKCIPFHGDYEGRRYPVEYRSEELEQMREVAERSNVPDLNKLWYDWRTKSREEQSRGAVLCRMGQMYAKVFVNGDVRRCCADGSQKLGNIGDRYFRLLEYPQPCDVKQCPCFKAMAVGRDEEKWLPQWTTIEHRMDKRSTVVLR, from the coding sequence ATGTTAGATAACCGATATCATATAATATGGCATCTGGGCTACAGATGCGGCTATTATTGTCCGTATTGCCGTCTTGGCGAGCTCAGGCTGATGGATGGCGCCATTAAGTCGCGGGCCGATATCGCAAGATGGCTGGATGCCTGGCAGGGCTTACACAGGCGCCATGGAGAATTGGATATAAGGATTGACGGCGGAGAGCCGTTTTTAGAGCCGTTTTTTATTGAGCTGGCCGCGTCATTATCCGGTAACCATAGATTGACGATAAAGACCAACCTTTTTTTGTCTAAGGACGCCCTTGCCGCGTTCATCGCCGCTTGCGATAAGGACCGCGTTAAGCTGGAGCCGTTTTTCCATCCCGCCTTTAGCGAGCTAAACGGTTTTATTTATAAGGCCAGGATGCTGCGATCGGCCGGCTTCGGGGTTAACGTGCGCTATGTCGCTTACCCGGCGCAACTGGAGCAGATGAGCAGTGTCAGGAAAAGATGCCTCTCAGAAGGATTGGTATTCACGCCGGCGGCCTACGCGGGTAAGTACGGCAAAGAGGAATATCCCCGCTCTTATACTTATGAAGAGATGCGCGCTCTCGGTATCGCGGATACCGCGGTCAGCGGCCCGCGGCAGGAGATGAAGGATATGCCCGCGCAGAAATGCGCGCTGTGCGATGCCGGATACTGCCGCGCCCTGGTAAAGCCGGACGGAGAAGTGGTGAGGTGCGGCTTTGAATATGACGCAGCCGCCCTGGGCAATATACTTGAAGGGGATTTCGCGTTTTCGGATAAGACGGAAACTCCTACGGAACAGGCGTCCGGAGCAGGAGTGAAAGAACAGAGGGATATAATATCTCCGTTATTCCCGCGCGACTACCCGCCATACCGCATAAATTGGAATTGGGAGATAACATTCAATTGTAATTACAGGTGTTCGTATTGCCCGGTGCCTAAAATAGAGGATGAGCCGGCATTTACGCTTAAACAGTTAGAAGGTATCTGGGAACGGCTGTTCCGCCTCTACGGCGTCAGCCACGTGCGTTTGTCGGGCGGAGAGCCGTCGGTGTATCGTGATTTTTACGGCCTGGTGGACCTGCTGTCGCAGACAAACGTGGTGGATATTACCACCAACCTCAGTTTTGACGTCAAGGCATTCGCCAGGAGATTCAAGAATGAAAGCATATCCATATCAGCCAGTTTTCATCCCGAGTATAACGAGATAGAGGACTTTGTGCAGCGCCTCAGGATCCTCAGGGATCATGGATTGTGCGTTACGTTTACCTTTGTGACCTATCCGGCATTTATGGGCGAGGTGGACAGATTCCGCGAGGCCGTGGAGGGTAACGGGATCTATTTTAAGTGCATTCCTTTTCACGGCGATTACGAGGGCAGGAGATACCCCGTAGAATATCGATCTGAGGAATTGGAGCAGATGCGGGAGGTAGCCGAAAGATCAAATGTGCCTGATCTCAATAAGCTTTGGTATGACTGGCGCACCAAAAGCCGGGAAGAGCAGTCAAGAGGGGCTGTCTTATGCAGGATGGGCCAGATGTACGCCAAGGTATTCGTTAACGGCGATGTCAGGAGGTGCTGCGCTGACGGCAGCCAGAAGCTGGGCAATATCGGGGACAGGTATTTCCGCCTTTTGGAATATCCGCAGCCATGCGATGTGAAGCAGTGCCCCTGCTTTAAGGCGATGGCGGTAGGCAGGGACGAAGAGAAGTGGCTGCCTCAGTGGACTACAATTGAGCACAGGATGGATAAGAGGTCAACCGTTGTTTTGAGGTAA
- a CDS encoding radical SAM protein, translated as MSEINSFTNVRFIWDIHYRCNFRCAYCWFYNTWVKLSGINFYPSVDEWARAWSRIYGLYGSAYIEITGGEPLIYPSFIELIKELSLKHTIRITTNLSASLPFIERFAAETDNQAVGLEASFHPSFIGLAEFTRKAVLLRSKGFALRVQYVAYPAQLNLLKYFEKEFNGNGLKFSVTAFWGEYKGVDYPSGYNEQEREILRSYLNDSRRIELNLDHASPRGRLCRAGNRFALIRGDGHVVRCGQQQENNELGCFLDEGFRLWEDPLPCMSDSCPCNDLREA; from the coding sequence ATGAGCGAGATAAATTCTTTTACCAACGTGCGTTTTATATGGGATATTCATTACAGGTGCAATTTCCGTTGCGCTTACTGCTGGTTCTATAATACATGGGTAAAGCTGTCCGGTATAAATTTCTATCCTTCCGTGGATGAATGGGCGCGCGCCTGGAGCAGGATCTATGGGCTATACGGCAGCGCCTATATAGAGATTACAGGCGGCGAGCCGTTGATCTACCCTTCTTTTATAGAGTTGATAAAAGAGCTGTCTCTGAAACATACCATCAGGATCACCACTAACTTATCCGCGTCTTTGCCGTTCATCGAGCGTTTTGCCGCAGAGACGGATAATCAGGCGGTAGGCCTTGAGGCGAGTTTTCATCCTTCCTTTATCGGCCTGGCAGAGTTTACCCGTAAGGCGGTCTTACTGAGATCCAAAGGATTTGCTCTCAGGGTGCAGTATGTGGCATATCCGGCGCAGCTCAATCTATTAAAATATTTTGAAAAGGAGTTCAACGGCAACGGGTTGAAGTTTTCGGTTACGGCATTCTGGGGTGAATACAAAGGCGTGGATTACCCGTCGGGATATAATGAGCAGGAAAGGGAGATATTGAGGTCTTATTTGAATGATTCCCGGAGGATCGAGCTTAATCTGGACCACGCCAGCCCCAGAGGAAGGCTCTGCCGGGCAGGCAACAGGTTCGCGCTTATCCGCGGCGACGGACATGTGGTCAGGTGCGGCCAGCAGCAGGAGAACAACGAATTAGGCTGTTTTTTAGACGAGGGATTCCGCCTCTGGGAAGACCCGTTACCATGTATGTCCGACTCTTGCCCTTGCAACGACCTTAGGGAGGCATAA
- a CDS encoding radical SAM protein, protein MQVCLVIPPAMFSNWPLIGIGYLASSLRKAGADVLISDLNIGLDMRKGYRESDWFDPCFTSNFIQGHRDTFEPWLEWVAASPFEVVGFTMWSTTRDVGMFLAAEVRKRAPDKFIIFGGPDCSFRAEQFISQDFVDAVVQGEGEAAFTEIVDMLAGKAGLEDVAGAWLKGAKGIIPAAAREEIGDLNSIPFPDFSGFDVGRYRSGISLPILFNRGCLRRCVFCNCAVTWKRYRSRSADNIFSEMKAQIAKHPQVQKFEVVDTAINLNINALSGLCDLIIQDGLSIRWGGAAMLHSNTTYELLSRMRRAGCENIGYGLESGSQKIIDRMNKGFRIEDAQRLIRDTHNAGIEVTVGIIVGFPGETEEDLKLTMDFIARNKDYIDIVHYPSECYIGDNTYLCRHHEEFGVSMEGGSWSTKDGLNTQEERSRRAAEFNRFIESLGLSMHNYATVYDKDR, encoded by the coding sequence ATGCAGGTATGCCTGGTCATCCCCCCTGCCATGTTCAGCAACTGGCCTCTTATCGGCATAGGGTATTTAGCGTCTTCTTTGCGTAAGGCGGGGGCCGATGTACTGATCTCTGATCTCAATATCGGCCTGGATATGCGCAAGGGATACCGCGAAAGCGATTGGTTTGATCCTTGCTTCACGTCTAATTTCATACAAGGCCATAGAGATACTTTTGAGCCCTGGTTGGAATGGGTCGCCGCTTCCCCGTTTGAGGTAGTGGGTTTTACTATGTGGTCCACCACAAGGGATGTAGGGATGTTCCTGGCCGCCGAAGTCAGAAAAAGGGCGCCGGATAAATTCATTATTTTTGGAGGGCCGGATTGCAGTTTCAGGGCAGAGCAGTTCATCTCTCAGGATTTTGTTGACGCCGTTGTGCAGGGAGAGGGAGAGGCGGCATTCACGGAGATAGTGGATATGCTGGCGGGAAAGGCCGGCCTGGAGGATGTGGCCGGGGCCTGGTTAAAGGGGGCGAAAGGCATTATCCCGGCAGCGGCGCGCGAGGAAATAGGCGATCTAAACAGCATCCCGTTCCCTGATTTCTCCGGATTTGATGTAGGCAGATATCGCAGCGGTATTTCCCTGCCCATTCTGTTCAACAGGGGGTGCCTGAGGAGGTGTGTTTTCTGCAATTGCGCGGTCACCTGGAAGAGATACCGCTCCCGTTCGGCGGATAATATATTCTCCGAAATGAAGGCGCAGATCGCCAAACACCCTCAAGTTCAGAAGTTTGAGGTGGTTGATACCGCCATTAACCTTAATATAAACGCTCTTTCCGGGCTGTGCGACCTTATAATCCAGGATGGCTTGTCTATAAGATGGGGCGGAGCGGCAATGCTGCATTCCAATACTACCTATGAGCTGTTGTCAAGAATGAGGCGCGCCGGATGCGAGAATATAGGCTACGGGCTTGAAAGCGGCTCGCAGAAAATAATAGACAGGATGAACAAGGGTTTCAGGATAGAGGACGCCCAGCGCCTGATCCGCGATACCCATAACGCGGGCATTGAGGTGACGGTCGGGATCATCGTGGGGTTTCCCGGCGAGACGGAAGAAGACCTTAAGTTAACCATGGATTTTATCGCGAGAAATAAGGACTATATAGATATAGTGCACTATCCCAGCGAGTGTTATATCGGAGATAATACCTATCTTTGCAGGCATCATGAGGAATTCGGCGTATCCATGGAAGGGGGGAGCTGGTCTACCAAAGACGGGCTTAATACCCAGGAAGAGCGTTCAAGGCGCGCCGCTGAATTTAACAGGTTCATAGAGTCGCTGGGGCTTTCCATGCACAATTACGCCACGGTCTATGATAAAGACAGATAA